A region from the Brassica napus cultivar Da-Ae chromosome C8, Da-Ae, whole genome shotgun sequence genome encodes:
- the LOC111209134 gene encoding uncharacterized protein LOC111209134 yields MSSISCFSGGSRLPFPLGSTAQRRQHHTSAGPVPSGVRSMRLPFLLTTFPRLENRLRHPPSIPFQVQLQASASYVCKSGVRGAPHLTRVLDLESCRGLSCLGSPCVSSIITVAGLPTPLAPLSSSTPPPYRLNIASSLLGHHSSQLIRFFDRRRTSFFGLEMDHFHFAVGLTSPTRLQGPHFNLAVSQPNLMWGGLVALINLIKISGGFIEVFTETELHIRFYVSCLKSSLSYHLPVGSPGLSLPSFASFIRSVLPPILWRCSSKSITVLLSCGAVRSGPEDAAGFVSMSFRGADWMLTSQFKVTIFLLSDHVGKATLTHSSTVLNSLSSSSFEDLSFLSYATVVYVFNQIGWTIPSIICNQAS; encoded by the coding sequence ATGTCTTCAATTTCGTGTTTCTCCGGGGGCTCCCGGTTACCGTTTCCACTCGGCTCCACTGCTCAACGTCGTCAACACCATACCTCTGCTGGTCCGGTTCCGTCAGGAGTCAGATCTATGAGGCTCCCTTTCCTCCTTACGACGTTTCCTCGGCTAGAAAATCGCCTCCGACATCCGCCTTCCATACCGTTCCAAGTCCAACTTCAAGCTTCAGCTTCCTACGTCTGTAAATCCGGTGTCCGTGGGGCTCCACATTTAACTCGGGTTTTAGATCTGGAATCTTGTCGGGGTTTGTCTTGTCTGGGCTCACCTTGTGTGTCCTCCATCATCACTGTCGCTGGCCTTCCTACGCCGCTCGCTCCTCTATCATCATCAACTCCGCCGCCGTATCGTTTAAACATCGCCTCTTCCTTGCTCGGCCATCATTCCTCGCAGTTGATCAGATTCTTTGACAGAAGAAGGACGAGTTTTTTTGGTCTTGAGATGGACCACTTTCATTTTGCAGTGGGTTTGACAAGCCCAACAAGACTCCAAGGTCCCCATTTCAACCTAGCAGTCTCACAGCCCAATTTGATGTGGGGTGGATTGGTCGCTTTGATTAATCTGATAAAAATATCTGGTGGATTCATCGAAGTTTTTACGGAGACAGAGTTACATATAAGGTTTTATGTATCTTGTTTGAAGAGTAGTCTATCTTACCATTTACCGGTGGGTTCACCGGGACTATCATTACCATCATTTGCCTCCTTTATAAGGAGTGTTCTCCCTCCAATCTTATGGAGGTGTTCATCCAAATCTATAACTGTCTTGCTATCTTGTGGAGCAGTCCGTTCGGGGCCTGAAGATGCAGCGGGATTCGTTTCGATGAGTTTCCGAGGTGCGGATTGGATGTTAACGTCACAATTTAAGGTTACTATTTTTCTGCTGTCCGACCATGTCGGAAAGGCTACACTGACGCATTCAAGCACCGTCTTGAATTCgctgtcatcttcttcttttgaagACCTATCATTTTTATCTTATGCTACTGTAGTTTATGTTTTCAATCAAATAGGATGGACAATTCCCTCTATCATTTGTAATCAAGCAAGTTGA
- the LOC106444064 gene encoding abscisic acid receptor PYR1-like, translating to MLFCSDVILLLHVPHRLIFINTQERTITMPSELTQEERSALAQSIAEFHTYQLGPGSCSSLHAQRIHAPPEIVWSVVRQFDKPQTYKHFIKSCSVEEGFEMRVGCTRDVIVISGLPANTSTERLDILDDERRVTGFSIIGGEHRLVNYKSVTTVHRFEKERRVWTVVLESYVVDMPEGNSEDDTRMFADTVVKLNLQRLATVTEAMARNAAGEGGSSKVT from the exons ATGCTCTTCTGTTCTG ATGTGATTCTTCTTTTGCATGTACCTCATAGATTGATTTTTATAAACACACAAGAAAGAACCATCACCATGCCTTCGGAGTTAACTCAGGAAGAACGATCCGCCCTCGCACAATCCATCGCCGAGTTCCACACTTACCAGCTCGGTCCAGGAAGCTGCTCCTCACTCCACGCGCAGCGAATCCACGCGCCGCCGGAGATCGTATGGTCAGTCGTCCGTCAGTTCGACAAACCGCAGACCTACAAACACTTCATCAAATCCTGCTCCGTCGAGGAAGGATTCGAGATGCGTGTTGGATGCACGCGCGACGTGATCGTGATCAGTGGATTGCCGGCGAACACGTCGACGGAGAGGCTCGATATACTCGACGACGAGAGGCGAGTGACGGGGTTCAGCATCATCGGAGGAGAGCATAGGCTGGTGAATTACAAGTCGGTGACGACGGTGCACAGGTTCGAGAAGGAGAGACGGGTATGGACGGTGGTGCTCGAGTCGTACGTCGTGGATATGCCGGAAGGGAACTCGGAAGACGATACAAGAATGTTCGCTGATACTGTCGTTAAACTGAATCTGCAGAGATTGGCAACTGTCACCGAAGCCATGGCTCGTAACGCCGCCGGTGAGGGAGGCAGTTCAAAGGTGACTTAG